AGAGAATCCACCGTGTCGTACCCGTGCTTGCGGGGAACATCAAAACCAAATTCTTTTTCAAGTGCAGCAAGGAAAGATTCTGGCATTTTCTCCCAAATGCCCATGGTGCGATCACCTTGAACATTGGAATGCCCACGCAGCGGAGCAGTACCTGCACCAGGTTTGCCGATATTTCCAGTCAGCAGTAGGAAGTTCACCATTTCCCTGATGGTGTATACGGCGTTCTTGTGCTGGGTGACACCGAGAGTCCACGACACCACCACGGTATCGGACTTTTCCACCATGTCAGCGGCCTTTTGAATCTGAGCAGCACTAAGGCCACAGCCTTTGAGCAGAACGTCATCATCAAGTGAGTTGAGATGCGCGATGGTTTCATCCACACCAGAACAGAACTTATCCAAAAACGCATGATCCAAAGCATCTCTACGGATGAGTTCTTTGTTTAATGCTTGGAAGAAAGCACGGTCACCATCAAGTCGGATCTGCAAGTATTCATCAGCAAGCTTGTCTGAAATGCTTAAGGCACCCTTAACTGATTGAGGTTCGCGGAACTTCATCAAACCAGTTTCAGGCATGGGATTTAGCGCTAGAATTTTGCCACCGTTTTCCTTTAACTCTTTGAAGGCAGTCAGCGCACGTGGATGGTTGGTGCCAGGGTTCTGGCCCACGGAAATTAGCAAATCAGTGTTGTAGAAATCTTCCATCACCACTGAGCCTTTACCCAGACCTAATGTTTCCCCCAACGCAGTACCGGTGGACTCATGGCACATGTTTCCGCAATCTGGAAGGTTATTAGTGCCTAGTCGCCTAGCTAAAAGCTGCAGCATATAAGCAGGCTCATTTGGTGCTCGACCTGAGGTATAGAATACGGCTTCATCTGGCTCGATCTCACGAAGCTTTGACGCAATAATCTCAAAGGCACGTTCCCATGAAATAGGGCGATAGTGATCATCGCCAGAGGAACGATCGTAAAACATAGGCTCTGTGATGCGTCCGCGTTTACCGAGCCAATGATCTGTTTTTTCGCGCAGATCATAAATAGAGTGCTGTGCCCAAAATTCACGGCCAGCTCGGTCAGGGGTTGTTTCTTCCGCGACTGCTTTTGCGCCGTTTTCACAGAACTCCACAACACCAAGATTGGCAGTAGACGGTTCCGGCCATGCGCATCCAGGACAATCGATGCCACCAGGTTTGTTCATGGTGATTAGTGGCAACAATGCACGATGGGGAATAGCGTGCTGGAGAGCATGTAATACGCCTGGTACTCCGGCAGCGGAGGTTATTCTTCTTCCCACATCCGGATCATCAAATTCATTCGCGGTGGGATTCACGTTAGAAATCTCAGTTGGAGGGGTTGTCATAGATCACAGTCTAGACCCCTCAATTACATGCATGCCGAAAAAAGAATCTTTCTATCTGCATGGGGGTATTTGGAAAAACAAAAATCAGGAGAACCCCCAGTGCATCGGATAAAATCTAGCTAGTCGTTAGATATGGCAAAGTATCGAATCGAACCGTTAGTTTTTCAAGGGAAGCCGGTTAACAATCCGGCGCTGACCCGCAACCGTAGATCAACTTCACTTGAAGATTTCAAGCGAAGATGACGAGCCGGATTACTTGGAAAATTGGCTTTGACTTAGAACCTTTTCGTCGTGGACTACGAAAAGCTTGCACTTTCATTTTCTACACGCCAAGTGTTCTAAGACGACGTCTGTCCATCGGCGCTCTAATGCACATTACAGCGTTTAAAGAATTGAACATGAAAGGTTCTATAGCCTTGACCACCACTTTTAGCCGGGTTGCGCTAACCTCATTGGCAGTTGCTGCAACCACTTTGTCCCTGAGCACCGCTGCGAATGCGCAGTCTTCTGATTATGGCACTTTTGAAAAGCCTCTTGATGCTCGTGAGTGCGTCGATGCAGGAAATGTTTGGGTTTATGTTGAGTACGGCGCAGATGTTGACAAAGAACCCGAGGGCGCATGTGCCACCGAGTTCACTGATGGAGTTGTCGCACTAGAATCCGCAGGGTTTGTACTTACGTGGGAAGAATTCCCATTTGGCAAGATGATGACCGGCATCAACGGCGTTGTTCCAGTGTGGGAAGAAACTGAAACCTACTGGGTGTACTCCACCGGTGAGGTAGCAGACGACTACAGCGTCACTTATGAATACAACTCAGATGGTGCCTCTGATGCACACCCTGAGCCTGGCACGGTTGAGGCGTGGGTTGTTGGTACCGGAGCAGAAACCCCAGCGCTCGAAGTACTTCCAGAAACCCCAGCTCCTGGTTCTTCTGAAAATGGTGGATGGATCGCTGCCATTGCGGGACTTCTTGCACTTATTGGTGGTGGAATCGCTGCGCTATTCCAGGGTCTAATCACTATTCCTGGTCTGGTGTTGCCACAGTTCTAAGCGGATCACCCCATGGCGAAAGCCTAAAACCCAAAGCCTAAGACCTAGAAACCCCAAGCCACTAGGCGCCGAAGTCGCGCTCGATGCCGAAAGCGGCGCGGCGGCTGGCTCGTCGTAAAGCCCCTAAAACGGGTTTTGCTGTGAGCAGCAACAATACTGAGGTGAAAAACGCGCGCCCTAGATCCCACCCCATTGAAGTGGTCAGGCAGAACAGCACGAAGGTGTGCAAGTTTTCCAGAATGGGCGCGCCGGGGGTAAAGGACAGGCCGGTGGATACGCCGATGGCGTAGGGCCAAAAGCTCATGTTCATCATGGTGCCGTAGCCGAGCGACGCGATGGTGGCGTAGACGACGAGGATGAGTATTTCTTTTTTACCTCGAATTTGGGGGAGGAGTCCGGCACCGAAGCTGACCCAGGCGGCGGCGAGCATTTGGTAGGGGAGCCAGGGGCCGATTCCTGCGGTGAGTAGGGCAGATGCGAACAGGCCAGTGTTGCCGAGGATGAATCCGAAGCCCGGGCCGAAGGCTCGTCCGCCGAGGATGAGGACAAAAAATACTGCTTCAAAACCTGCGGCACCTGCACCAAAAGGACGTACCACGGCGACTATTGCTGTTAGAACACCGAGCATGGCTACGGCTTTGACGTCGAAACCGTTTTCGCTGATTTCTGCGATCACTGCGGCAAGCACGAGTGGGATGACAATGGCGATGTAAAGCGGTGCTTGGGCTTTATCGGAGAGAAATGACTCTGGATTCACCACAAGTGGCCAGAAAAAGATCACGATGCTTAAAACCGCAAGAAAACTTAAGGTGAAAAAGGTTTTCGGCTTAAGGGAAATGGCATTAGAGACAGTGCTGATCATGAGATCTCCCCATGGCTTAACGCTGCCTTGACTGCCGGGACAGTCAGCCAATGGGATTCTTGCTGGATACCTGCGGTGATTTTGGCAACCTGCGGGGCATAGGCCGGTGAAGCGGCCAGAATATCAACAGCTGGTCCATCGGCGAGGATTTTTCCAGAAGCCATGAACAACACACGGTCGGCGCACAGTGCGGAGAATTCCACATCGTGGGTGACCACTAATACGGAGTGACCGGAGTCTGCGAGTTGTTGGAAAGAGCGAGCTAGGGATTTCTTGCCGTCGTAATCTAGGCCTCGGGTGGGTTCGTCGAAAAGCACCACGCGTGGTTTTGCAGCAAGCTGGATGGACAGCGCGAGCGAAAGTTTCTGGCCTTCTGAAAGATCACGAGGATGCAGGTGATCTGGAATATTGGGGACTAAAGAATTGAGGATCTCTCGCGTGGTGCCCGCAGGTACGGATGCGTCTTTGTCAGAGCGTGCAAGTTCTGCGCGGACTGTTGACTCATACAAAATATCGGTAGGGGTTTGCGGAACCATGGAGACCAGGTTGCGGCGCTTGGCAGGCTTTAAAGCCTTGGGGTCCGACCAGGATTTGGGATCCGACCAGGATTTCAGGTCCGACCAGGATTTGGGATCCGACCAGGCCTCCGAACCTTCTTTTAAAACCTTCACCACACCTTGATTCCTTGTGCCAGAACCTTGCAGCGCCCACAGCAGGGAAGATTTACCGCAACCGTTTCGGCCCATCAGCACGGTGATTTCACCGGCATGCAGGTTGAGGTTCACGCCGTCAACAGCGCGAATTTCTGGAAAATCAACGACAATATCTTCCGCGATCAGCAGTGGCTGTGGATCATGCTGCAAATTTTTGCTCACAACTAATCCACGTTGGTAGAGCCGTTGGCGCATCTCAGCAGAGTGAGTGCGAGCATCACGGATCGATAGCGGTAGGGGAGTCCAGCTTGCCCAGCGCCCTAATTCCACAATCGGTGGTGCCACATCTGCCTCGGCCATGATTTCTTCAGGCATCCCCACGGTCACGTGCCCATCAGCACCCACATGTGCCACGCGGTCGACGTATTGCAGCACGCGTTCAATGCGGTGTTCGGCCAAAACGACAGTCATCGCAAGGTCGTGCGCAAGCTTGGTTACGGTTGCCAGCACGTCTTCCGCACCGTTGGGGTCCAAAGCGCTGGTTGGTTCATCCAAAATAATCAGTGCAGGGCGGGTGGTCAGCACGGCGCCGATTGCTACGCGTTGCTGCTCACCGCCAGATAGTTCCGCCAATGGCACATATCGCAGTTCGGCGATGCCTAAAAGATCAAGTGTTTCTTCCACGCGTTTGCGCATTACCGCAGGTGGTAGCCCTAGTTGTTCCATGCTGTAAGCAAGTTCTTCTTCCACCGTGCTGGTGATAAAACTTGCCGCAGGATCTTGCCCGACCACTCCGACTACATCTGAGAGCATGCGGGGCGGAAAATCTCGCGTGTCGCGCCCCACCACACGCACGTGTCCATCAAGCCTGCCTCCGGTT
Above is a genomic segment from Corynebacterium suranareeae containing:
- the fdhF gene encoding molybdenum-dependent formate dehydrogenase FdhF; the encoded protein is MTTPPTEISNVNPTANEFDDPDVGRRITSAAGVPGVLHALQHAIPHRALLPLITMNKPGGIDCPGCAWPEPSTANLGVVEFCENGAKAVAEETTPDRAGREFWAQHSIYDLREKTDHWLGKRGRITEPMFYDRSSGDDHYRPISWERAFEIIASKLREIEPDEAVFYTSGRAPNEPAYMLQLLARRLGTNNLPDCGNMCHESTGTALGETLGLGKGSVVMEDFYNTDLLISVGQNPGTNHPRALTAFKELKENGGKILALNPMPETGLMKFREPQSVKGALSISDKLADEYLQIRLDGDRAFFQALNKELIRRDALDHAFLDKFCSGVDETIAHLNSLDDDVLLKGCGLSAAQIQKAADMVEKSDTVVVSWTLGVTQHKNAVYTIREMVNFLLLTGNIGKPGAGTAPLRGHSNVQGDRTMGIWEKMPESFLAALEKEFGFDVPRKHGYDTVDSLRAMREGKTKFFLSLGGNLVRVSSDTSVVEKGMESNELTVHLSTKPNGSQAWPGEQSLILPVIARTDKDIQKSGVQRVTVEDSAGAVHASTGKRTANKDLSLKSECDIIGTIGKKTFGDDFWQPMIDNYDVIRDHIEATIPGFHDFNRRIDNPGGFLLPNGPRERIFNTSNGKAQLTVNETNVIELPKDYLLMNTVRSHDQYNSTIYGLDDRYRGVRNGRRVVFVNPQDCKQRGLKDGDIVDIVSVFDDGERRAPNFRVVEYDTARDCVTTYFPEANVLVPLDSVAERSNTPVSKSVVVRLEATGRTAS
- a CDS encoding ECF transporter S component; the encoded protein is MISTVSNAISLKPKTFFTLSFLAVLSIVIFFWPLVVNPESFLSDKAQAPLYIAIVIPLVLAAVIAEISENGFDVKAVAMLGVLTAIVAVVRPFGAGAAGFEAVFFVLILGGRAFGPGFGFILGNTGLFASALLTAGIGPWLPYQMLAAAWVSFGAGLLPQIRGKKEILILVVYATIASLGYGTMMNMSFWPYAIGVSTGLSFTPGAPILENLHTFVLFCLTTSMGWDLGRAFFTSVLLLLTAKPVLGALRRASRRAAFGIERDFGA
- a CDS encoding ABC transporter ATP-binding protein; the protein is MSLPFSARTAWSTEPVLELENVAASYYDDERTLATPQISDVNLTLNEGEILLVIGRTGAGKSTLLKAMSGAMPHATGGRLDGHVRVVGRDTRDFPPRMLSDVVGVVGQDPAASFITSTVEEELAYSMEQLGLPPAVMRKRVEETLDLLGIAELRYVPLAELSGGEQQRVAIGAVLTTRPALIILDEPTSALDPNGAEDVLATVTKLAHDLAMTVVLAEHRIERVLQYVDRVAHVGADGHVTVGMPEEIMAEADVAPPIVELGRWASWTPLPLSIRDARTHSAEMRQRLYQRGLVVSKNLQHDPQPLLIAEDIVVDFPEIRAVDGVNLNLHAGEITVLMGRNGCGKSSLLWALQGSGTRNQGVVKVLKEGSEAWSDPKSWSDLKSWSDPKSWSDPKALKPAKRRNLVSMVPQTPTDILYESTVRAELARSDKDASVPAGTTREILNSLVPNIPDHLHPRDLSEGQKLSLALSIQLAAKPRVVLFDEPTRGLDYDGKKSLARSFQQLADSGHSVLVVTHDVEFSALCADRVLFMASGKILADGPAVDILAASPAYAPQVAKITAGIQQESHWLTVPAVKAALSHGEIS